One window of the Longimicrobium terrae genome contains the following:
- a CDS encoding DUF4344 domain-containing metallopeptidase, with the protein MNIPMPRRLTLLTTAATLALLALSPARAAAQGRWVPAYPTVRTPAYAALQESFRSRDRLGSLLETMSEFNLPRNITVEMAECGVPGAFYQPDRPAVRLCYELVTKLLEEIRADGGGDEEFFETFFAVMLHAMGHALVDELNLPLSLPAEEAADLFIADLEREADAEPEETSTMLRGAITLHELGINWEHPRSTEPGMDAARLQKLTCLIYGYAPAKHDWVVSEGRLSESRARACITEARNTAQRWDRMIQPHLRG; encoded by the coding sequence ATGAACATCCCCATGCCCAGGCGCCTGACCCTGCTCACCACGGCCGCCACGCTGGCCCTCCTTGCGCTGTCCCCGGCCCGCGCCGCGGCGCAGGGACGCTGGGTGCCTGCGTACCCGACGGTCCGGACGCCGGCGTACGCGGCCCTTCAGGAGAGCTTCCGGTCCCGGGACCGGCTGGGCTCCCTGCTCGAGACCATGAGCGAATTCAATCTTCCACGCAACATTACGGTGGAAATGGCCGAATGCGGCGTTCCCGGCGCGTTCTACCAGCCGGATCGGCCGGCTGTCCGGCTCTGCTACGAGCTGGTCACGAAGCTGCTCGAGGAGATCCGCGCGGATGGAGGAGGTGACGAGGAATTCTTTGAAACTTTTTTTGCCGTCATGCTTCACGCGATGGGGCACGCGCTGGTCGACGAACTGAATCTTCCCCTGTCCCTCCCCGCCGAAGAAGCCGCGGACCTGTTCATCGCGGACCTCGAACGCGAGGCGGACGCCGAACCGGAGGAGACCTCGACCATGCTGCGGGGCGCCATCACGCTCCACGAGCTCGGGATCAACTGGGAGCATCCCAGGTCGACCGAACCCGGAATGGACGCGGCGCGGCTGCAGAAGCTCACCTGCCTCATCTACGGCTACGCGCCCGCGAAACACGACTGGGTGGTGAGCGAAGGCCGCCTGAGCGAGAGCCGCGCGCGAGCCTGCATTACCGAGGCACGCAACACAGCGCAGCGGTGGGACCGGATGATCCAACCACACCTCCGCGGCTGA
- the sigJ gene encoding RNA polymerase sigma factor SigJ → MNANEHAAAPEVLKHRPRLLGLGYRMLGDVQEAEDVVQEAYLRWFQGERDEVLSPEAWLLTVVSRLSVDRLRSAQRRRETYIGPWLPEPVATEPPADARMERASDLSVAMLMMLERLAPEERAIFLLREVFGTEYREIARIMGRGEASVRQTVHRARERVREGKPRFAPPPDVQGELLRRFRAALADDDAEAVLALLAPDVTFTSDGGGVVNAARNVIVGADRVLRFLQGIQRKFPGRLSGELASLNGEPALTVTLGGDVILTLSIDTDGERISAFYAVLNPAKLRGLMNGPLAME, encoded by the coding sequence ATGAACGCGAACGAACACGCGGCCGCGCCGGAAGTGCTGAAGCACCGGCCCCGGCTGCTGGGCCTGGGCTACCGCATGCTGGGCGACGTGCAGGAGGCGGAGGACGTGGTGCAGGAGGCGTATCTGCGCTGGTTCCAGGGCGAGCGCGACGAGGTGCTCTCGCCCGAGGCGTGGCTGCTTACGGTGGTAAGCCGCCTGTCCGTGGACCGGCTGCGGTCAGCGCAGCGCAGGCGCGAAACGTACATCGGGCCGTGGCTTCCCGAACCCGTGGCGACGGAGCCGCCGGCGGACGCGCGCATGGAGCGGGCGTCGGACCTGTCCGTGGCGATGCTGATGATGCTGGAGCGGCTGGCGCCGGAGGAGCGCGCCATCTTTCTGCTGCGCGAGGTGTTCGGCACGGAGTACCGCGAGATCGCGCGGATCATGGGGCGCGGCGAGGCGTCGGTGCGGCAGACCGTGCACCGCGCGCGCGAACGGGTGCGGGAGGGAAAGCCTCGTTTTGCGCCGCCGCCGGACGTGCAGGGCGAGCTTCTGCGCCGCTTTCGCGCGGCGCTGGCGGACGACGACGCGGAGGCGGTGCTGGCGCTGCTGGCCCCGGACGTCACCTTCACCAGCGACGGCGGCGGCGTGGTGAACGCGGCGCGCAACGTCATCGTGGGCGCGGACCGGGTGCTGCGGTTCCTGCAGGGGATTCAGCGCAAGTTCCCCGGCCGCCTGTCCGGCGAACTGGCGAGCCTGAACGGCGAGCCCGCGCTGACGGTGACGCTGGGCGGCGACGTGATCCTCACGCTCTCGATCGATACGGACGGCGAGCGCATCAGCGCCTTTTACGCGGTCCTCAACCCGGCCAAGCTGCGCGGGTTGATGAACGGCCCGCTTGCGATGGAGTAG
- a CDS encoding carboxymuconolactone decarboxylase family protein produces the protein MTQTELARPEEAVVLYPQHPARLDYSRAAPGALRAQYGLEQYVLASGLEESLITLIKVRASIMNGCAYCLDMHTTHARQAGEAERRLYAVPVWRETPFFSPRERSALAWTEAVTRIGDGGVSDELYAEASQHFTEAELVNLTMAVVAINGWNRLAITFRTPVGQAPRA, from the coding sequence ATGACGCAAACTGAACTTGCCCGGCCCGAGGAGGCCGTTGTGCTCTACCCGCAGCATCCCGCGCGGCTGGACTACTCCCGCGCGGCGCCGGGCGCGCTGCGGGCGCAGTACGGCCTGGAGCAGTACGTGCTGGCCAGCGGCCTGGAGGAATCGCTGATCACGCTCATCAAGGTGCGCGCGAGCATCATGAACGGGTGCGCGTACTGCCTGGACATGCACACCACCCACGCGCGCCAGGCGGGCGAAGCGGAACGGCGGCTGTACGCGGTCCCGGTCTGGCGGGAAACGCCGTTCTTCAGCCCGCGCGAACGGTCGGCGCTGGCGTGGACCGAAGCCGTCACGCGCATCGGCGACGGCGGCGTGTCCGACGAGCTGTACGCCGAGGCGTCGCAGCACTTTACGGAAGCCGAGCTGGTGAACCTGACGATGGCCGTCGTGGCCATCAACGGATGGAACCGCCTCGCCATCACCTTCCGCACCCCCGTCGGCCAAGCGCCGCGCGCCTGA
- a CDS encoding zinc-dependent metalloprotease, which produces MRFATRWAVLAVLLLAPAVPAPHAAAQAPLPSIAEKTRGMERRDGFVPVYWDASAGKLWMEVPRTGEELIYVVSLPAGLGSNDIGLDRGQIGGERLVRFDRVGPRVLLVQPNQAYRAVSPDENERRAVEQSFAQSVLWGFTVAAETDGRVLVDATDFVLRDAHGVVAALRRSRQGDYRLDATRSALYLQNTRGFPRNTEIEATLTFTGDNPGSLVRDVTPTPEAITLRQRLSFVALPPPGYRPRRSDPRGGFFGISYFDYATPVGEDIVQRMISRHRLEKRDPSAAMSEAVEPIVYYVDRGAPEPIRSALLDGARWWNQAFEAAGYRDAFRVELLPEGADPMDVRYNVIQWVHRSTRGWSYGNTVTDPRTGEIIKGHVTLGSLRVRQDYLIAEGLLAPYATGTERPAELERMALARIRQLAAHEVGHTLGLVHNYIASAQGRASVMDYPHPLVQLRADGTIDLSEAYTAEIGPWDKVAITWGYRDPPAGANEQAALDAVLAEARARGITLLTDQDARPAGSVSPVAHLWDNGADATAELRRTMRVRRAALDRFGQNAIRAGRPLATLEEVLVPVYLHHRYQVEAASKALGGVDYTYALRGDGQTPLTPVPAAQQRAALDALLATLDPAELALPRPLLALIPPRPMTYDPTRELFDRWTGMGFDAISPATAAADMTVGMILNPERAARLVEQGALDRRMPNLEWTLNQLVERTFRQRPDDEYLREIDRAVERVVVERLMVLAESAPMPQVRATAQQVLLNISRMITEHAVPYDAHGALLVSDIKRFVERPYQPQQRIAVPDAPPGQPIGSEDEF; this is translated from the coding sequence ATGCGCTTTGCCACACGATGGGCGGTCCTGGCCGTCCTGCTGCTCGCGCCCGCTGTTCCGGCGCCGCACGCCGCCGCGCAGGCGCCGCTTCCCTCCATCGCCGAAAAGACGCGTGGAATGGAACGGCGCGACGGCTTTGTTCCCGTCTACTGGGACGCGTCCGCGGGCAAGCTGTGGATGGAGGTGCCGCGGACCGGCGAGGAACTGATCTACGTCGTATCGCTGCCGGCGGGGCTGGGCTCCAACGACATTGGCCTGGACCGCGGGCAGATCGGCGGCGAGCGGCTGGTGCGCTTTGACCGCGTGGGCCCGCGCGTGCTGCTGGTGCAGCCCAACCAGGCGTACCGCGCGGTGTCGCCGGACGAGAACGAGCGGCGCGCGGTGGAGCAGTCGTTCGCGCAGTCCGTGCTCTGGGGATTCACGGTCGCGGCGGAAACCGATGGCCGCGTGCTGGTGGACGCGACGGACTTCGTGCTTCGCGACGCGCACGGCGTGGTGGCCGCGCTGCGCCGCAGCCGCCAGGGCGACTACCGGCTGGACGCCACGCGCAGCGCGCTGTATCTGCAGAACACGCGCGGATTTCCGCGGAACACGGAGATCGAGGCGACGCTCACCTTTACGGGCGACAACCCCGGCAGCCTGGTGCGCGACGTGACGCCCACGCCGGAGGCCATCACCCTGCGCCAGCGGCTGTCGTTCGTGGCGCTGCCGCCGCCGGGGTACCGGCCGCGCCGCTCGGATCCGCGCGGCGGATTCTTCGGCATCTCGTACTTCGACTACGCCACGCCGGTGGGCGAAGACATCGTCCAGCGGATGATCTCCCGCCACCGGCTAGAAAAGCGCGACCCCTCCGCGGCCATGAGCGAAGCGGTGGAGCCCATCGTCTACTACGTGGACCGCGGCGCGCCGGAGCCCATCCGCTCGGCGCTGCTGGACGGGGCGCGGTGGTGGAACCAGGCGTTCGAAGCCGCCGGCTACCGCGACGCGTTCCGCGTGGAGCTGCTGCCGGAGGGCGCGGATCCCATGGATGTTCGCTACAACGTGATCCAGTGGGTGCACAGGTCCACCCGCGGGTGGAGCTACGGCAACACCGTCACCGACCCGCGCACGGGCGAAATCATCAAGGGCCACGTCACCCTGGGCTCGCTGCGCGTTCGGCAGGACTACCTGATCGCCGAGGGGCTGCTTGCGCCGTACGCGACGGGAACGGAGAGGCCTGCGGAGCTGGAGCGCATGGCGCTGGCCCGCATCCGCCAGCTGGCCGCGCACGAGGTGGGGCACACGCTGGGGCTGGTGCACAACTACATCGCCAGCGCGCAGGGCCGCGCGTCGGTGATGGACTACCCGCATCCGCTGGTGCAGCTGCGCGCGGACGGGACCATCGATCTGTCCGAGGCGTACACGGCGGAGATCGGCCCGTGGGACAAGGTCGCCATCACTTGGGGCTACCGGGATCCGCCAGCGGGCGCGAATGAGCAGGCCGCGCTGGACGCCGTGCTGGCCGAGGCGCGGGCGCGCGGCATCACTCTGCTGACGGACCAGGACGCTCGTCCGGCGGGAAGCGTGAGCCCCGTGGCGCACCTGTGGGACAACGGCGCTGACGCCACGGCGGAGCTGCGGCGGACGATGCGGGTGCGGCGGGCCGCGCTGGACCGCTTCGGGCAGAACGCGATCCGTGCCGGGCGCCCGCTGGCCACGCTGGAAGAGGTGCTGGTGCCGGTGTACCTGCACCACCGCTACCAGGTAGAAGCCGCCAGCAAGGCCCTGGGCGGGGTGGATTACACGTACGCGCTGCGCGGCGACGGGCAGACGCCGCTGACCCCGGTGCCCGCCGCGCAGCAGCGCGCGGCGCTGGATGCGCTGCTGGCCACGCTGGACCCGGCGGAGCTCGCCCTGCCGCGCCCGCTGCTGGCGCTGATTCCGCCGCGCCCCATGACGTACGATCCCACGCGCGAGCTGTTCGACCGGTGGACGGGAATGGGCTTCGACGCCATCTCGCCCGCCACCGCCGCGGCGGACATGACGGTGGGCATGATTCTGAACCCCGAGCGCGCCGCGCGGCTGGTGGAGCAGGGCGCGCTGGACCGCCGCATGCCCAACCTGGAGTGGACGCTGAACCAGCTGGTGGAGCGCACATTCCGCCAGCGTCCGGACGATGAGTATCTGCGGGAGATCGACCGCGCGGTGGAGCGCGTGGTGGTGGAGCGGCTGATGGTGCTGGCGGAGTCGGCGCCGATGCCGCAGGTGCGCGCCACGGCGCAGCAGGTGCTGCTCAACATCAGCCGGATGATCACGGAGCACGCGGTGCCGTACGACGCGCACGGCGCGCTGCTGGTGAGCGACATCAAGCGCTTCGTGGAGCGGCCGTACCAGCCGCAGCAGCGCATCGCCGTCCCTGATGCGCCTCCCGGGCAGCCCATCGGCAGCGAAGACGAGTTCTGA
- a CDS encoding Nif3-like dinuclear metal center hexameric protein, translating to MDSAPSLAELARAADELLDTGAFPDDPPTIFRASARPVRRLGFALAPTADVADRARDEGWDAVFLHRPWGAETLNLPDDAGILCSHAAFDARLTLGANPHLAAALGMTGVEPFGEHRGRPVGMIGDAQPSGAASWHARLVAEFGGVEEVRGGGSVGSSCLAHPEGPPPPGPLPRSAGEGENSEADGDPRVAENGVALPVGGPTIHRIAVVGAMTDALVRAAAEKGAGLYITGQLRAPARRAIDETGIVAVAIGHERSEEHGLALLAALLAVRFPGLHVDAPGTARQNVRPIPIPPYTR from the coding sequence ATGGATTCCGCGCCGTCCCTGGCGGAACTTGCGCGTGCGGCGGATGAACTGCTGGACACCGGCGCCTTCCCCGACGATCCGCCAACGATCTTTCGCGCCAGCGCCCGCCCGGTGCGGCGGCTGGGCTTTGCGCTCGCCCCGACCGCGGACGTGGCGGATCGCGCGCGGGACGAGGGGTGGGACGCCGTCTTTCTCCACCGACCGTGGGGCGCGGAAACGCTGAACCTGCCGGACGATGCGGGCATCCTGTGCTCGCACGCGGCGTTCGACGCGCGCCTCACCCTGGGCGCCAACCCGCACCTCGCCGCGGCGCTGGGGATGACCGGCGTGGAACCGTTCGGCGAGCACCGCGGCCGCCCCGTGGGGATGATCGGCGACGCGCAGCCGTCCGGCGCGGCGTCGTGGCATGCGCGCCTCGTGGCGGAATTCGGCGGGGTGGAGGAGGTGCGCGGCGGGGGATCGGTCGGCTCCTCATGCCTCGCGCATCCGGAGGGGCCCCCTCCCCCCGGCCCCCTCCCCCGCTCCGCGGGAGAGGGGGAGAATTCAGAGGCGGATGGTGATCCCCGGGTGGCGGAAAATGGTGTCGCGCTGCCTGTTGGCGGGCCCACCATCCACCGCATTGCGGTCGTGGGCGCGATGACGGATGCGCTGGTGCGCGCGGCGGCGGAAAAGGGCGCCGGGCTGTACATCACGGGCCAGCTTCGCGCCCCCGCCCGCCGCGCCATCGACGAGACCGGGATCGTGGCCGTCGCCATCGGCCACGAACGATCGGAGGAGCACGGTCTGGCGCTCCTGGCCGCGCTGCTCGCGGTGCGCTTCCCCGGCCTCCACGTGGATGCGCCCGGCACCGCCCGGCAGAACGTCCGGCCCATCCCGATCCCGCCATACACCAGGTAG
- a CDS encoding ISH6 family transposase, giving the protein MLTLETSIQLSWNVTVSAAGINDLANGLPRIGRELALGAAARIVEQAQEEHLERVFAGEAEIVCHRCGVVHVGPDARLGARGCRRRKLRISSGVLCFALRQVTCRECGRTWSPYAELLGIRPRQRIAEELERKLVEAVTNQSYGKTCSLAKTWLGSSVSPRTLHRCVQARGEKVVFTPAPGCKVAMADGTKVPAGKSRYGTDVRIAFQILGRCTENGRPRVRKRIAGWSIGPVGWSEALPAGIASDVIVTDREAGIPEVLARQHPGVRHQLCEWHMGHTSKHLMALDHVPVAERKKRVQELNAILWSLDPPAVKQLRFEAFWQALPYRRAKAMLRDSVSRILYDEPSAARTTSLAEREMREVNRRTDVGVLWSTKGVNNMLKLRHALRLNPDDFDRVWLPVQPITFHPVPHA; this is encoded by the coding sequence ATGCTCACGCTGGAAACCAGTATCCAGCTGTCGTGGAACGTAACCGTGTCTGCCGCCGGGATCAACGACCTGGCGAACGGGCTGCCCCGCATCGGCCGGGAGCTCGCCCTGGGGGCTGCGGCCAGGATTGTGGAGCAGGCGCAGGAGGAGCACCTGGAGCGGGTCTTCGCGGGTGAGGCGGAGATCGTCTGCCACCGGTGCGGTGTGGTACATGTGGGTCCGGACGCCAGACTCGGGGCCCGTGGCTGTCGCCGGCGGAAGCTGCGCATCAGTTCCGGCGTGCTGTGCTTCGCGCTGCGGCAGGTCACGTGTCGCGAGTGCGGCAGAACGTGGAGCCCATACGCGGAACTGCTCGGCATCAGGCCACGCCAGCGCATCGCCGAGGAACTGGAGCGCAAGCTGGTCGAGGCCGTCACGAACCAGTCGTACGGGAAGACCTGCTCGCTGGCGAAGACGTGGCTGGGCAGCAGCGTCTCGCCACGCACGCTGCACCGGTGCGTACAGGCGCGCGGCGAGAAGGTCGTCTTCACCCCGGCCCCTGGCTGCAAGGTGGCGATGGCGGATGGGACCAAGGTGCCCGCGGGGAAGAGCCGGTATGGCACCGACGTGCGGATTGCATTCCAGATCCTGGGCCGCTGCACGGAGAACGGGCGCCCCCGTGTCCGCAAGCGGATCGCGGGCTGGTCCATCGGGCCGGTCGGCTGGTCGGAGGCGCTGCCTGCCGGGATCGCGTCCGACGTGATCGTGACGGACCGGGAGGCGGGGATCCCGGAAGTCCTTGCCCGCCAGCATCCGGGTGTGCGCCACCAGCTCTGCGAGTGGCACATGGGACACACGTCGAAGCACCTGATGGCGCTGGACCACGTACCCGTCGCGGAGCGCAAGAAGCGGGTGCAGGAACTCAACGCCATCCTGTGGAGCCTGGACCCGCCGGCGGTGAAGCAGCTGCGCTTCGAGGCATTCTGGCAGGCGTTGCCGTACCGCCGCGCAAAGGCGATGCTGCGGGATTCCGTGAGCCGCATCCTGTACGACGAACCCTCTGCCGCGCGGACCACGAGCCTGGCCGAGCGGGAGATGCGGGAGGTAAACCGCAGGACCGACGTCGGTGTGCTGTGGAGCACGAAGGGCGTGAACAACATGCTCAAGCTGCGGCACGCCCTGCGGCTCAATCCGGATGACTTCGATCGTGTCTGGCTCCCTGTCCAGCCGATCACTTTCCACCCGGTGCCTCATGCCTGA
- a CDS encoding metallophosphoesterase family protein, with the protein MRVYAISDLHTDIRVNREALARAPLTGHADDVLIVAGDIADSLSVLRDTLEMLASRFREVFFVPGNHELWVRGEPRDSVDKFRAVLRVCDQAGVRTAPGRVGGAWVVPLFSWYHASFDVRGEGAADELEGWSDRYFCRWPREAERPDRFFLSLNEPHLHSYDAPVISFSHFVPRTELVPAVRWLHFKGLPLVAGTTELDSQIRRLGSRVHVFGHTHIPADQEIAGVRYVQNYFRPESDSPLHLVWDDGIPRSEPAGPLFC; encoded by the coding sequence ATGCGCGTATACGCAATCTCCGACCTGCACACCGACATCCGCGTCAACCGCGAGGCGCTCGCCCGCGCGCCCCTGACCGGCCACGCGGACGACGTGCTGATCGTCGCCGGCGACATCGCCGATTCGCTCTCCGTGCTGCGCGACACGCTGGAGATGCTGGCGTCGCGGTTTCGCGAGGTCTTTTTCGTCCCCGGCAACCACGAACTGTGGGTACGCGGTGAGCCGCGCGATTCGGTGGACAAGTTCCGCGCGGTGCTGCGCGTGTGCGACCAGGCCGGCGTGCGCACCGCGCCCGGCCGCGTGGGCGGAGCCTGGGTGGTGCCGCTGTTTTCCTGGTACCACGCCTCGTTCGATGTGCGCGGCGAGGGGGCGGCGGACGAACTGGAGGGATGGTCAGACCGGTATTTCTGCCGCTGGCCGCGCGAGGCGGAGCGCCCGGACCGCTTTTTTCTGTCCCTGAACGAGCCGCACCTGCACTCGTACGACGCGCCGGTCATCAGCTTCAGCCACTTCGTGCCACGGACGGAACTGGTGCCGGCGGTGCGGTGGCTGCACTTCAAGGGACTGCCGCTGGTGGCGGGAACCACGGAACTCGACAGCCAGATCCGGCGCCTCGGATCGCGCGTTCACGTGTTCGGGCACACGCACATTCCCGCGGACCAGGAGATCGCGGGCGTGCGCTACGTGCAGAACTACTTTCGCCCCGAATCCGACAGCCCGCTGCACCTGGTGTGGGACGACGGGATCCCCCGGTCCGAGCCCGCGGGCCCGCTCTTCTGCTGA